A window from Gossypium raimondii isolate GPD5lz chromosome 7, ASM2569854v1, whole genome shotgun sequence encodes these proteins:
- the LOC105789381 gene encoding UDP-arabinopyranose mutase 1, which yields MAEPATATQAAAPAVPQLKDELDIVIPTIRNLDFLEMWRPFFQPYHLIIVQDGDPSKTIKVPDGFDYELYNRNDINRILGPKASCISFKDSACRCFGYMVSKKKYIFTIDDDCFVAKDPSGKAINALEQHIKNLLSPSTPFFFNTLYDPFRDGADFVRGYPFSLREGVPTAVSHGLWLNIPDYDAPTQLVKPLERNTRFVDAVLTIPKGTLFPMCGMNLAFDRELIGPAMYFGLMGDGQPIGRYDDMWAGWCTKVICDHLGLGVKTGLPYIYHSKASNPFVNLRKEYKGIFWQEEIIPFFQQTVLPKDCTTVQKCYIELAKQVKEKLSKVDPYFDKLAEAMVTWIEAWDELNPTGSSVTNGKAK from the exons atgGCTGAACCAGCAACAGCAACCCAAGCAGCAGCACCAGCAGTACCTCAACTAAAAGATGAACTCGATATTGTTATACCAACTATAAGAAACTTAGATTTTCTTGAGATGTGGAGACCATTTTTTCAACCTTACCATCTCATCATTGTTCAAGATGGTGATCCTTCAAAGACTATCAAAGTCCCTGATGGTTTTGATTATGAACTTTATAATAGGAATGATATTAACAGGATTTTGGGTCCTAAAGCTTCTTGCATTTCATTCAAGGATTCCGCTTGTCGTTGCTTTGGTTATATGGTGTCTAAGAAGAAGTATATTTTCACCATTGATGATGACTGTTTT GTTGCTAAGGACCCATCTGGTAAAGCAATCAATGCACTTGAGCAACACATCAAGAACCTATTGTCCCCATCCACACCCTTCTTCTTCAACACCTTATACGATCCCTTCAGAGACGGTGCTGATTTCGTTCGTGGCTACCCTTTCAGTCTCCGCGAGGGTGTTCCCACTGCCGTCTCTCATGGCCTATGGCTAAACATCCCAGATTACGACGCACCAACTCAACTTGTCAAGCCTCTCGAGAGGAACACTAGGTTTGTTGACGCGGTCTTGACAATTCCAAAGGGTACTTTGTTCCCTATGTGCGGTATGAACTTGGCATTTGACCGTGAGCTCATTGGCCCTGCAATGTACTTTGGACTCATGGGAGACGGTCAACCTATTGGTCGTTACGATGACATGTGGGCTGGTTGGTGCACCAAG GTGATATGTGACCATTTAGGACTCGGGGTCAAAACCGGGCTACCGTATATCTACCATAGCAAAGCAAGTAACCCATTTGTGAACTTAAGGAAGGAATACAAGGGTATTTTCTGGCAAGAAGAGATTATTCCATTTTTTCAACAAACTGTACTTCCAAAAGACTGCACCACTGTCCAAAAATGTTACATTGAATTGGCTAAACAGGTCAAAGAAAAGCTAAGCAAAGTTGACCCATATTTTGACAAGTTGGCTGAGGCTATGGTCACATGGATTGAAGCTTGGGATGAGCTTAACCCAACTGGTTCTTCAGTAACAAATggcaaagcaaaataa